ACTTTCGGTGCTTCCGGGTCCGTTCCAAAATACCAAATATTGGGCACATCATTGAGCGTGACAAAACTAATCTGCCGACTAGAGGGCTGTCCCTGTTCGTCTGCCGTACTTAGTATAATTGTATTAAACTGCTTAACATATTTACGGAACGCACTTAAATTATTCTGATACAACTCGGGACTAGTCGTTTGACTGTCAATATAAGCAATCGCATCATCAATCGTCTCTAAAGTCGGATTAGCTTCAAGATAATAAAGAATCTGGGGAATAATCTGTGATATTTCTCGTTGATGGTAATAAAATTGCAACCACCGATTAGAAGCTGATAGCGCATCTGTATAACGCTTATCCAACTGTCTGCGATAACGGTGCACAATATTTTTTAATGGCCGATACTTAATCAATTTTTGAAAGACTGCTAAACTCACCAGGAACATGACAATGGCAACTAAAATATTAATTTTAACAATTCCCACCATTGGCCAGCCTTCATACTGCATCAAGCAATCATATAATATCACTAAAAAAACGGTCAGCACTGCCGCACATATAATCACTAAGCGGCGTTTAAAAACCCGCCGTTTATGGGTCATCGCTTCAATTATTTTTTGCCGTTCTTTCATGGTGCGTTCGCGGGCAATCATTTCATCAATCACAACTTGGTCTGCTTCAGAAATCATCGTCATCCTCCTCAAACGCATCAAAGCGCTGGCGTAATTCATAAGTCCCGACATCCGCAAAATCAGAAATAATGATATTTTGTCGCTGTTTGCGCATGCTTGCTGCGCCATATTTAGCAGTATACATCTCTTCAGCCCAGGCTAAACGCTGTTGTAGCCGCTGTTCATCAAACGTTTTAATAACGCCCTTTCTAATCCGCCGTTGCTTCACTTTATTCATTAAATAAAGACTGATAAAAAAGACCGAAAAGGCGATGATATAGAGTAAGAAAAAATAATTCGTTCTTTGCAATAATTGTTTAAAAGCGGCCCGATTGATGGGGATCATTGTTTCACGGGTTAGATAGAGGCCTAAAGTGGTCGCCGTGGGAATGAGACACATCAACCAGCCAATACCAATTAGTACTAGTTGACGCAAACGATGACCAGTTTTTTTAGCTGTAAAAAACCAATCAATCGTAATGTGATCTTCACTTAATTGATGGCGAATATAATCTGGTTTACTCATCTGAATCCCCTCCTTCTCGTTTTCCGGTTGCTTCGGTCGAACGTTTCGGTGATTTCCAAACCCCAGCATCTTTGCCCCTGATAATTTGGCGAATCGTTGGGACAATCTCGACCGCTACGGTATACGTATTAACCATCCAATAAATCAAAATATACCAAGGCGCAAAAGCAATATACTTCAACGAGCGACCCCCATCATTAAAATAGGAGGCTTGTACCAACTGAATTAAGCCCACCAAGATCTCAATCGTGATAAAAATTGCTGAAAAAGACAGATTTGAGAGCAATTGTTGCCAATCATGATTAATCAGATAGCCAAACTGAAGGACGATAAAAGTGATGACACTTATCCAATAGAATAACGACCAAATGATACTCAATCCATAATCGATAATGATTGGAACCATCGAGAAATGTTTAATCGGATGGCGTAAAATACCAAACGATTTCGTTAAGAGGACGTAAATCCCACCAGAGGTCCATCGCCGTCGTTGTTTCACGAGTTCTGGTAGTGTTTCTGGCACATCCATAAAAAAACGAATATGCGGTGCAAAATAGGCTTGCCACCCTGCAGTTTGCATATCCCATGAAATTGCAATATCTTCAGTCGGTTGTTCCGCTTGCCAACCACCAACATCAATTACCGCCGATTTGCGATACATCGTATTAGCCCCAGAAAAGGCAAACAAGCCGCCATAAGAAAGCTGCGAACGTTTAATGAGCCCAATGATTGAATTGAGTTCATTTTGTTGGGCTTCTGCCACCAAAGTTGTCTTATTGATCGACAGCATATTGCCAGTCACAGCACCTAATTGCGCCCCACCTTCACGCTCGAAATAGTACATATACTTCCATAAAGCATCAACTTCTGGTTTGGAATCGGCATCGTTGGACAAAATAAATTCGCCTTTAGCAAATCCCAAAGCACTATTGAAACCAGCTGCTTTGCCACGATTATTAATAATTGTGAGGGTTCGTAACCGTTGCCCATATTTTGCTTGTAATGCTTCTAAAATAATGCCGGTTCTATCTGTTGACCCATCGTTGACGACAATGATTTCATATTGATCGGTTGGATAATTCATTTGGGTTGCTAAATGATCAATCGTGGCTTCAATCGAAGCTTCTTCATTATGCGCCGGCACTAAAATCGTGATGAATGGTGTTCCCTTTTTAAGATAGCGTGGTTGATCATCCTTTTCCATTAATAACCAATAATATAAGCTAGAAACAATGAACGATAATCCCCCAATAATCGGATACGAAACGAGGGTATAGATCAGTATTTGGGTGAAATAGTCGATCAATATCATATATTAGGCCTCATTTCAGATTATATTTTATTCGCTAACAATGCATTCAAATGCTTTCACTAACTTTCCTCGATAAGTCATAATATGATACTAATAGCGTTTTAAAATAACTGCCAGTAACAATAGTTGTCTATAACATAATAGTAATATGGTACAAATAGCCGTGTCAATTTAAGGGATTATGGTTGCCATATGGTCATCAAAACAAAAAAAGAGCACCGACGAATTTCGTCGGTGCTCTTGCTCACAGCCTAACGCTGTGCTTCATCTTGATGTAACTTACGCAATAATTCGTCGATATGTTCACCATAACGAACTGAACCATCTTGTTCAAAGGTAATTTCTGGAATTTTGTATAACTTAATTCGTTGGCCAAGTTCGCTACGAATCAAGCCTTTAGCTTTATCCAAACCTTTTTGTGCTTTTTCAGCATCACTGGCTAGATTAGACAAGATACTGTAATAAACCTTCACGTGTTGTAAGTCACCACTCAGATTAATATCTGTAATCGTGACCCCTTCAACTCGGGGATCACGTACACGTTTTAATAAAATATCATTAACTTCACGTTGAATTTCTTGTTCAACACGACCGACACGATGTTTCATCTGTAGTCCTCCTGTAAATTAATTATTTAACAGGTACTTCTTCCATCACGTAGGCTTCAATTTGATCATCAATCTTGATATCATTGTAATCTTCGATTGTCACACCACATTCAAAGCCGGTTTTAACTTCTTTAACGTCATCTTTGAAACGTTTCAAGCTTGAAAGTTTACCTTCATAAATCACGATGCTATCACGAATCAAGCGGACACCACTATCACGTTGGATAACACCAGTATCAACGATACAACCGGCAATTGTCCCGATCTTAGAAACATTGTATGTTTCACGAACAGTTAATTGACCTGTTACTTTTTCTTCGTAAACTGGTTCTAACATACCCTTCATAGCAGCTTCGATTTCTTCGATTGCCTTGTAGATGATTCGGTGTAAACGAATATCAACTTGTTCGGCATCAGCTTGGATCTTAGCTTGTGGTGTCGGACGAACGTTGAAACCGATAATGATAGCGTTACTTGCAGCAGCTAATGTGACATCACTTTCGTTAATCGCACCAACGGCTTCATGAATAATATTCACGCGAACGCCTTCGACTTCAATCTTCCGTAAACTACCAGCCAAGGCTTCTGTTGAACCTTGAACGTCGGCTTTGATAATAACGCCAACTTCTTTTAATTCACCTTGTTTCATTGTTTCGAACAAGTTATCTAATGTGACAGGGTTTGAACGGCTACGTTCCTTCAAGAGGGCCCGTTTAGCACGTTCTTCACCAGCAGCACGCGCTGTTTTTTCGTCTTCAAAGACAACGAAACGATCAGCTGCTTGTGGCACATCATTTAACCCAGTAATTTCAACTGGTTCTGATGGGAAGACTTCTTTAACACGACGGCCGCGATCATTTGTCATGACACGGACACGACCAAAGGTATTCCCAACAACGATTGGATCACCGATCCGTAATGTCCCTTGTTGTACTAATAATGAGGCAACAGGTCCCTTACCTTTATCAAGGCGGGCTTCAATAACTGTCCCAACCGCTTTTTGATCACGGTTAGCCTTCAATTCAAGCACGTCGGCTTCAAGAAGCACCATTTCAAGCAATTCATCAATGTTTTCACCAGTTTTAGCTGAGATCTTAACAAAGATTGTATCGCCACCCCAGTCTTCAGGAACAAGACCGTAACCCATTAATTGTTCCATTACGTGGTCAGGGTTAGCACCTGGTTTATCGATTTTATTAACCGCAACGATAATTGGGGCTTTAGCCGCCTTCGCATGGTTAATGGCTTCGATTGTTTGTGGCATCACACCATCATCAGCAGCGACAACTAAGATGATGATATCAGTAATATCAGCACCACGTGCCCGCATGTTAGTGAAGGCCGCATGTCCTGGTGTATCTAAGAATGTGATTAAACGATCGTTTAACTTGGTTTGGTAAGCACCGATATGTTGGGTAATCCCACCGGCTTCACCATCAGTAACGTGACTGTTACGAAGGTTATCCAATAATGTTGTCTTACCATGATCAACGTGACCCATGATTGTAACAACTGGTGGGCGGCTCACAAGGTTCGCATCACTCTTAGCTTCTGTTTCAAAGACTGAATCAATATCAGCGATATCCACTTCAACTTTTTGTTCTGCTTCAATACCGTAATCAGTTGCTAATAATTCGATCGTATCCTTATCAAGTGATTGGTTCATGTTAACCATAATCCCTAACATGAATAACTTCTTGATAATTTCAGCTGGTTCACGATGAATCTTCTTAGCGATGTCTGCAACGTTCATACCTTCAGAATAAACTAATACTTCTGGTAATGGCCGTTCTTTACGTTGTGGCATTTCTTTCTTAGCTGCATTTTGTTCAGCTAATTGTTGCTTACGTGTCTTCTTACGTTTCTTATTGAAACGTTGTTGACTATTGCCATAGCTGTTGTAGCCGCCGCCACGTTTTTTATCTGGGCCAAAGTTCTTTGGCTTGCTTGCTGTATTGTTTGATGCTGGTTTAGAAGCACTAACAGTATTAGCTTGCATTTTTTGTTGCATTTCTTGTGCCGAAACTGGCCGTGATGGTGTCGTTGCTGGACGACTGTTCGTTGGTCGGTTATTCGTCGTATTAGGACGTGCACTGTTGTTATTGTTTGGACGGCTGCTACCTAATGGGCGACCATCTTTTGTAACGGTTGGTCGTGGACTGTTAGTCGTTGGACGGGCACCGTTGGTTGGTTTGCCGTTTGATGGGCGGTTGTTTGAAGCATTGTTTCTTGTGGGCCGTGGACGACTTGCTTGTTCACGACGCTTCTTTTCGTCTGCTTCACGTTGTTCACGTTGTTTTTGAATCCGTTCTTGGGTTCTTTGACGACGTGCATTAGCCTGTGAAATTTGTTCTTGTAAGCTCATCGGATGATTAGCGCTTGTTGAACGATTTTGGCTATTGTTATTTGGCCGACTATTTGTGTTAGGGCGGCTGTTATTTGGACGCGCGCTATTGTTGTTAGGACGCACATTGTTTGTCCGGTTTTGACCATTGCTTGCTTGACCGTTACGGTTAGCATTAGCTTGTGGGCGGTTATTTGAATGTTGTGTTGGTTTTTTGTCGGCTTCTGGGCGGCGACGGATAGCAGTTTTACTAATCTTGATCTTACCACTTTCTGATTTTTCGCTCGCTTTAGGTGCGGCAGGTGTTGCTGGTTTACTTGCAGCTGGTGTTGCTTTTGTTTGGAAAGCAGCCCGCAATGTTTTTTCTTGATTATCATCAATTGTTGCCATGTGATTCTTGAGATCATAGCCTTTTTTGTTGGCAGTCTCTAAAATGTCTTTGCTAGCAACATTAATTTCTTTAGCTAATTCATAGATACGTTTTTTACCCATATCTTCACGCTCCTTTATTATCCCAGTAGCGTTATCATCTTTTTGGCAAACCCAGCGTCGACAACCGCTATGGTGGCTCTATGTAATCCAATTGCTTGGGTTAGTTGGGCCGCGGTGTAGGCCTTTGTTTCTGGGATTTTGTAGAAATGACTCTTATCAGTCAATTTCTTCTGCGTCAGTGGGCTGATATCCTGGCCGATAAAAACCAATTTAGCTTTTGACTGCTGAATGGCTTTTAGGACCTGTTCTTCACCACTGACCAGTTGCCTTGCTCTCATACAAATGCCTAAGAGTTGCAATAAACGGTCTGGTTGTTCACTCATTTTCGTTCTCCAAATAGTTCTTGACGGGCATTTTGATGGTCAACATACTCGAACAATTCTGTGTAAAAGTCTGCTGAAACATCAATGCCAAAAGTCTTTTCTAAGATTTTCTTAGCTTGCGCGGTCTTAATCGCATCTGGTTCTAATGAAACATAGGCACCGCGACCAGATTTCTTACCGGTCGGATCGATACTAATTTCACCTTCAGCGGTTTTAACAATTCGCACCATTTCTTTTTTAGGCTTCATTTCTTGTGAAATAACGTCTTTTCTCATTGGTACTTTTCTTTGTTTCATCATGAACACCTCACTTATTCTTGTGGTTGTTCTTCAGAATCAACAACAGTTTCTGCTGGTTGTTCAATGTCTTCAGCAACTTCTGCCGTTTCAGGGGCTACTGCAACTGTTTCTTCAGTAGTCTCTGGTGTGATTGTTTCTTCTTCGAACCCTTCAACCACGGCTGATTCATCTTCACTATCATCGCCATCGACAAATTCGACTTCTGATTCAGGTTTGATGTCAATCTTGTAACCTGTTAACTTAGCAGCTAAACGGGCATTTTGACCTTTTTTACCGATTGCCAATGACAATTGATAATCAGGGACGATTACCGTACATGTATGTTCGTTGCCATCGTTAAATTGAACAGCAATGACTTCGGCTGGGTTCAAGGCATTGGCGATGTAGTCTGAAGGATCTTCTTCCCACTTCACAATATCCATGTTTTCGCCGTGTAATTCATTAACGACTAATTGAACCCGTTGCCCCTTAGGACCAACACATGTTCCGACTGGATCCACGTTAGGGTCGGTTGAACGAACGGCCATCTTAGTCCGGTCACCAGCTTCTCTTGCAATTGACACAATTTCAACTGTGCCGTCATAAATTTCTGGCACTTCTTGTTCAAATAAACGTTTTACCAAATCAGGGTGTGTCCGACTAACAAAGACTTGCGGGCCTTTAGTTGTGTTTTCCACTTTAGAAACATAAACCTTGATCCGGTCATGTGCGTTATACACTTCGTTAGGGATTTGATCTTGCTTACTTAAAACAGCTTCGATCTTACCTAAGTTGACGTAGATAAACTTGTTATCGCGACGTTCAACAATCCCTTGCATAATTTCGTTTTCGTATTGGCTGTATTCGTTGTAAATGATACTTCTTTCAGCTTCGCGAACCCGTTGCATAATAACTTGCTTAGCAGTTTGGGCGGCAATCCGACCAAAATCCTTAGGTGTCACTTCAAAACGAATTGTATCGCCAACTTCATATGCTTTGTTGATTTCTAAAGCATCTTGATAGCTAACTTCCAAACGTGAATCGAAAACTTCATCAGTCACTTCCTTGACAGCATAAACGTGGATGTTACCCTTCTTTTGATCGAATTCAACTTCCACATTTTGAGCTTGACCGTAGTTTCGTTTATAAGCCGAAACAAGCGCTGCTTCAAGTGCTTCAATGACGATTTCTTTCTTAACACCTTTTTCTTGTTCTAGCGCATCTAGGGCGCCTAACATTTCCTTGCTCATGTAACTAGCCTACCTTTACTAAAATTCAATTGCTAAGCGAGCTTTGGCAATTTCCTTGCGATTAAATGTCACTTCTTTTTGACGCGTTTTAATTTTAATGGCTAATGTTAAGGTCTCTTGATCAAGCGCCTTTAATATTCCTTGATAAATCTTCTCGCCATCAACGGCTTGATATAACGAGATATGAATGTATTCGCCAAGTGCATTTTGAAAATCGGCTTCCTTCTTCAAAGGACGCTCTGCACCAGGTGATGAAACATCTAAGAAATAAGCCTGCGGAATTGGATCCGGGTCGATTGAATCCAGTTTCTCACTTAACGCATCGTTAACTAAGGCACAATCTTCAAGGTCAATGCCGTTTGGTTTATCAATGAAGACACGTAGATACCAGCTACTACCTTCTTTAACAAATTCAACGTCGACTAGCTCAAAATGGTGTTGATCTAGTATCGGCACGAGTAGATCATGAACTGTTTCCACAACGGTACTCAAATGATTCCCTCCAATTCATTTATATATTCAGATTAGACATGCTCCAATAAAAAGAGTGAGCATTTCTGCTCACTCGCTCTGAAGTATCTAATTACTGATAACAATATAACATAATTTTCATGAAAATACAAGGTGATGACTTTACCACTACCACGCACTCTATAGATAGTTTAAGCTGGACATTGAAATATATTGCGCACCAACTTTCAGCGTTAAAATTATCAGCCTCAATTCACCAGTCACTTAATTTTTCTGCAAGTGATATTTATAAAGTTATTCTTTAGGTGCTGGATATTTCTCCGCATTCTTCACTAATTTCTTAGCAATGATATCATCAATATCGAGGTTCAAATTGTCAGCCATCATATAGCTATAAATTAACACATCGGCTAATTCTTCTTTTACCCGTTCAATATCTTGAACGCCTTCTTCTGCTGTCTTCCATTGGAATAGTTCCAATAATTCAGAAGCTTCTAGTGAGATTGATAATGCCAAATCTTTTTCATTATGGAATGGGCGCCAATGACGTGCATCCCGAAATTGGTTAATCTTTGTCATACTACTTTCTGTCATTTAATACCGCTCCTTTTTTTAAAGCCGCTCTTAATTCATCATCTACAGCATATAGATATAGTCCGTTTACGCCACGTGATAGTAGCACGTTTAGTTCATTCCTCAACATTTCTTCTGAAACGTCAACTTTAGAACCATCTTTTAAAGACCGACGCTGTTTTGCTTTGTTATTCTCACTTGCCGCTTTATCAAACACAATCCGACCATTTCGATATTTAACTGATGGGCCAATAATGACACCGGCATAATTTAAATCAAACCCTTGAATCGTAAAGGTCGAACCAACCTCACCAATCGTTTGTGGTTGCTCAGCCCAAGCTAATTTTTTATTCTGCTTTTTCTGTACTTTATCTACTGGTAATTGTAAATTCCATGGCAGCTGCCAATCACCAATTTTAACGTACCAAGGATGGTCACCGTCTTTTTTACCATTGACGTATTTCCAATCAAATGTCGCTAAAAGACGTGAAATACCAAAATTCTCATCTCGTGCCTTATCTTCAATTGCCTTTTGTAATACTGCCGGTGAATCAAAAAGTTTAATTTCATAATTTTTCTCATCATTTTGTGGCAGTGGTTTAACTATCTGTTCATCAATTAGACTACGAATCCAAGCGATTGTTTCTCTACCAGCATTAATTCGTAACTGATTTTTTAAACTAATTAAATTTCCTTGCTTTTCGACATCTGCTAATAAACTATCAAGCTGGTCAGGTTCCCAATATTGTTCCCGTGATAGTATTTGCTTTTTATCAAAGACGGCAACCACCACCCGTGCACGTTTTAATAAATCATTCAGTTGATTTTGCCCCGTATATGATTGCTTACCTTGCGTTAATAATAAGTGAGCTTCATCAACAATAACAACATCGACAGGATTATCTTCGGAGTAGCGATTAATAAATCGTGTTGGCTTCAGGACCGTTTCTTGTTTTCCCAGTTTGAAAATTTCTAACTTCTGCGCAATTTCTTCATAAACCTTTAACTGCTGATCATGGTTAACTAACAAGAATTGACTTGTATTTCTTAGGATAGGATTTTCAGATTCATCCTTCGCTAACTGATTCAACTCATAAAATAAACTACTCATCAGAACTGTTTTCCCAGAACCAGCATCTCCTTCAACCACAATCAACTGACCTTTATTTGTTTTGCTCGTTAAATTAGCTTCAATGGTTGCCATAATTCTGTCTTTTGCATCTAACTGCTCATCAGTCAATTTATGAAACGGCGATGCTTTAAATAACGCCGAATCCCTGATCGTTCTCTCTAATGGAAAAAGACGTTTATCAAACTTTCTTAGCTTACGCCAAATTTTAGAAAAGATTTTTTCCATTTCATCATGAGAGTAATATAGATTTTGCTGATTAGTACGTCGATTATTAACCTTTTTCACAACGTCAACACTGGCCATATATTGCATCATTTTATTTTCAATATCTAGTGTCATCGATTTATTAAAATGTTCGTGACCGATGATATACATCTCTGAGGTTTTAGAATCAGCTAATTCGCGCCAATCTGCTCTTTCTTTCGAGTCAACACTAATATGTTCAATTGTCCGCCGCTTAATATCACTCGTTTCACCGACATAAACAGAATAATTCAACTGTTTGTCAGCATCTTTGACAATGTAAACAGTTGGATAACTCAAAATGTACTTCTTATCCTCTTCCTCAATGATATCTTGGTCGATAATTTCTTTTTCGTAATTCATTTCATATATGATTGGTTTCAAATGTGGCATCTTGTACCCCCAGGTGTTCAACTTAACTAAATTATACTATTTATCGATTCCCATTAAAATAGCCCACCTAAACTGCAGTCTGCAATCTAGGTGGGCTTTTTAATTTACATCATATCAAACAACGATAATTGATTCTCATCTGGTAAATCATTTAAGACGTTATTTTCTGTTAAATATTCAATCAATGTTTTCGATACTTTCCCACGGTTTGATAAATCTTCTTTAGATAAGAAAGGTTTTTCTTCGCGGGCGGAGACGATTTGCTTAGCAACGTTATCGCCCAGACTTGGGACGGCTCTAAATGGTGCAAGCAAGGTATGGTCGTCTTGGATAATGAAGTTGGCAGAATCTGATTTTTCGATGTCGACCATCTTAATCGTGATGCCGCGTTCCAAACATTCATTGGCGATTTCAAGTACGGTTAATAAGTTCTTTTCTTTCGTGCTAGCTTCCATCCCTTTATCCGTGATTTCCTTCATGCGTGCCTTGACGCCTTCTTTTCCTTGGGCCATCGCCACGAGGTCGAAGTCACTGGCCCGCACACTGAAGTAAGCACAGTAATAAATAATGGGGAAGTACACTTTGAAATAGGCAATCCGGAGCGCCATCAAAATATAGGCGGTCGCATGGGCTTTCGGGAACATATATTTAATCTTGAGACACGAATCAATATACCAATCCGGCACGTTTTCATTATCGCGCATGGCTTGTTGCCAATCATCCGGAATCCCTTTGCCTTTACGAACCCGTTCCATAATGTTGAAGGACATACTATCGTCCATTCCCCAGTGAATTAAATCCATCATGATATTATCACGACAACCGATAACGTCTTTCAGGGTGACAACGCCTTTAT
This DNA window, taken from Latilactobacillus sakei, encodes the following:
- a CDS encoding glycosyl transferase, producing MILIDYFTQILIYTLVSYPIIGGLSFIVSSLYYWLLMEKDDQPRYLKKGTPFITILVPAHNEEASIEATIDHLATQMNYPTDQYEIIVVNDGSTDRTGIILEALQAKYGQRLRTLTIINNRGKAAGFNSALGFAKGEFILSNDADSKPEVDALWKYMYYFEREGGAQLGAVTGNMLSINKTTLVAEAQQNELNSIIGLIKRSQLSYGGLFAFSGANTMYRKSAVIDVGGWQAEQPTEDIAISWDMQTAGWQAYFAPHIRFFMDVPETLPELVKQRRRWTSGGIYVLLTKSFGILRHPIKHFSMVPIIIDYGLSIIWSLFYWISVITFIVLQFGYLINHDWQQLLSNLSFSAIFITIEILVGLIQLVQASYFNDGGRSLKYIAFAPWYILIYWMVNTYTVAVEIVPTIRQIIRGKDAGVWKSPKRSTEATGKREGGDSDE
- a CDS encoding 30S ribosome-binding factor RbfA yields the protein MKHRVGRVEQEIQREVNDILLKRVRDPRVEGVTITDINLSGDLQHVKVYYSILSNLASDAEKAQKGLDKAKGLIRSELGQRIKLYKIPEITFEQDGSVRYGEHIDELLRKLHQDEAQR
- a CDS encoding translation initiation factor IF-2, whose translation is MGKKRIYELAKEINVASKDILETANKKGYDLKNHMATIDDNQEKTLRAAFQTKATPAASKPATPAAPKASEKSESGKIKISKTAIRRRPEADKKPTQHSNNRPQANANRNGQASNGQNRTNNVRPNNNSARPNNSRPNTNSRPNNNSQNRSTSANHPMSLQEQISQANARRQRTQERIQKQREQREADEKKRREQASRPRPTRNNASNNRPSNGKPTNGARPTTNSPRPTVTKDGRPLGSSRPNNNNSARPNTTNNRPTNSRPATTPSRPVSAQEMQQKMQANTVSASKPASNNTASKPKNFGPDKKRGGGYNSYGNSQQRFNKKRKKTRKQQLAEQNAAKKEMPQRKERPLPEVLVYSEGMNVADIAKKIHREPAEIIKKLFMLGIMVNMNQSLDKDTIELLATDYGIEAEQKVEVDIADIDSVFETEAKSDANLVSRPPVVTIMGHVDHGKTTLLDNLRNSHVTDGEAGGITQHIGAYQTKLNDRLITFLDTPGHAAFTNMRARGADITDIIILVVAADDGVMPQTIEAINHAKAAKAPIIVAVNKIDKPGANPDHVMEQLMGYGLVPEDWGGDTIFVKISAKTGENIDELLEMVLLEADVLELKANRDQKAVGTVIEARLDKGKGPVASLLVQQGTLRIGDPIVVGNTFGRVRVMTNDRGRRVKEVFPSEPVEITGLNDVPQAADRFVVFEDEKTARAAGEERAKRALLKERSRSNPVTLDNLFETMKQGELKEVGVIIKADVQGSTEALAGSLRKIEVEGVRVNIIHEAVGAINESDVTLAAASNAIIIGFNVRPTPQAKIQADAEQVDIRLHRIIYKAIEEIEAAMKGMLEPVYEEKVTGQLTVRETYNVSKIGTIAGCIVDTGVIQRDSGVRLIRDSIVIYEGKLSSLKRFKDDVKEVKTGFECGVTIEDYNDIKIDDQIEAYVMEEVPVK
- a CDS encoding DUF448 domain-containing protein; protein product: MMKQRKVPMRKDVISQEMKPKKEMVRIVKTAEGEISIDPTGKKSGRGAYVSLEPDAIKTAQAKKILEKTFGIDVSADFYTELFEYVDHQNARQELFGERK
- a CDS encoding transcription termination/antitermination protein NusA; this encodes MSKEMLGALDALEQEKGVKKEIVIEALEAALVSAYKRNYGQAQNVEVEFDQKKGNIHVYAVKEVTDEVFDSRLEVSYQDALEINKAYEVGDTIRFEVTPKDFGRIAAQTAKQVIMQRVREAERSIIYNEYSQYENEIMQGIVERRDNKFIYVNLGKIEAVLSKQDQIPNEVYNAHDRIKVYVSKVENTTKGPQVFVSRTHPDLVKRLFEQEVPEIYDGTVEIVSIAREAGDRTKMAVRSTDPNVDPVGTCVGPKGQRVQLVVNELHGENMDIVKWEEDPSDYIANALNPAEVIAVQFNDGNEHTCTVIVPDYQLSLAIGKKGQNARLAAKLTGYKIDIKPESEVEFVDGDDSEDESAVVEGFEEETITPETTEETVAVAPETAEVAEDIEQPAETVVDSEEQPQE
- a CDS encoding ribosome maturation factor RimP, whose protein sequence is MSTVVETVHDLLVPILDQHHFELVDVEFVKEGSSWYLRVFIDKPNGIDLEDCALVNDALSEKLDSIDPDPIPQAYFLDVSSPGAERPLKKEADFQNALGEYIHISLYQAVDGEKIYQGILKALDQETLTLAIKIKTRQKEVTFNRKEIAKARLAIEF
- a CDS encoding nucleotide pyrophosphohydrolase, producing MTESSMTKINQFRDARHWRPFHNEKDLALSISLEASELLELFQWKTAEEGVQDIERVKEELADVLIYSYMMADNLNLDIDDIIAKKLVKNAEKYPAPKE
- a CDS encoding ATP-dependent exonuclease; this encodes MPHLKPIIYEMNYEKEIIDQDIIEEEDKKYILSYPTVYIVKDADKQLNYSVYVGETSDIKRRTIEHISVDSKERADWRELADSKTSEMYIIGHEHFNKSMTLDIENKMMQYMASVDVVKKVNNRRTNQQNLYYSHDEMEKIFSKIWRKLRKFDKRLFPLERTIRDSALFKASPFHKLTDEQLDAKDRIMATIEANLTSKTNKGQLIVVEGDAGSGKTVLMSSLFYELNQLAKDESENPILRNTSQFLLVNHDQQLKVYEEIAQKLEIFKLGKQETVLKPTRFINRYSEDNPVDVVIVDEAHLLLTQGKQSYTGQNQLNDLLKRARVVVAVFDKKQILSREQYWEPDQLDSLLADVEKQGNLISLKNQLRINAGRETIAWIRSLIDEQIVKPLPQNDEKNYEIKLFDSPAVLQKAIEDKARDENFGISRLLATFDWKYVNGKKDGDHPWYVKIGDWQLPWNLQLPVDKVQKKQNKKLAWAEQPQTIGEVGSTFTIQGFDLNYAGVIIGPSVKYRNGRIVFDKAASENNKAKQRRSLKDGSKVDVSEEMLRNELNVLLSRGVNGLYLYAVDDELRAALKKGAVLNDRK